The window TGAGTTTTTCTTTATGGAGATTTGTTTACTAAGCCTCTATTCTCCCATTTCACAGAGTGTTTTCATCATCAGATGTACTAATATCATGTGGAGGTCTTCAGAAATCTGCATATCGTTTACATGGGCGTTCACGCTCATTTTGGATATTTGTTTTAGTTTTCCACCATTGTATCCCGTTATTCCAATAGTGGTATTTCCTTTACTATTTGCATATTCAATTGCTTTTAAAACGTTTTTAGAATTGCCACTTCCGGATATACCTATTACAATATCTCCTTCTTCCAAAAAGTTTTTCATCTGTTCTACAAATACTTCTTCGTATCCCATATCATTGGCATAAGCAAGCATAGTAGGTATGTTGTCGGTGAGAGCAATAATTTTATGTTTTTTTTGTTGTTTGAGAGAAACTCCTTTGTTAATATCACAAGCAAAATGAGAAGCAGTAGAACCGCTTCCTCCATTGCCAAAGATGATAGTTTTTTTACCTTTTTGGCGAGTTTCTTCTAATATAGTATGAAGAGCCACTATTTCATTGCGATTAAAAGTATCGAGAGTGTCTTTTAAATGTGAAATATAATTGTTGATTATTTCTAATGTTTGCATATAATAATATAGTTTAGATTTATTTTGTAATTAAAAAATAATAGTTGTTCCTGTGTCTTCAAATCCAAAAGGGAGTTCGTATAAATGAGAGAGGGCTGATCGGACAGATTGGTGAAAATTTTCTTCTACATAAAAAAGTAGAAATCCTCCTCCACCTGCTCCTAATAATTTTCCGCCTCTTGCGCCCGCTTGTATTGCTCTTTCGTAATAAGTGTCTATATCTGTATTCGAAATACCTGATGCCAATTCTTTTTTATAATGCCATCCTGTATTTAAAATTTCTCCCATCGTATGAATATTTTGAGATTGTAATTCTTTTTTGAGATCTTTTGCTAAAGATACCATTCTACTGAGGTTTTTTTTCTGTTTACTACTCATTTGTGTGTTTTGCTTCTGCTCTGCTAATATATCAGATGCTTTTCGGGTGATTCCTAAATAAAACATGAGTAAGTTTTTTTCTAAGGTACGGTATACTTGAGGATTGAGTTTTATTTTTTCCATTCCCACTTTTTCATCTCCATAGAATTGGATAAAATTAAGTCCTCCAAAGGTGCATGCAAATTGGTCTTGTTTTCCTATTGGTTCTCCTAATATATTAATTTCCATATCGCATGCTTGTTCTGCAATATCATGTTTAGAAATATATTTTCCCAAATAAGCATTGCAAAGTTGTATAAGTCCTGATGTGAAAGCAGATGAGGAACCGAGCCCTGTACCCGATGGTATATCAGCACTAGAGTTAAAGTCCACTCCCTCTATATGATATTTTTTGAAAACTTGTTTAATAATTCTATGCTGTATGTTTTCAATAGAATCTACGGATTCCAATTGAGAGTACTTTAAGAGATATTTTTTATCATAAAAATATGGGTGCATAGAAAGATATATGTATTTATCAATCGTTACGCTTAAAACAGCGCCTTCGTTTTCCAAATAATATTCTTTCAAATCACTCCCTCCCCCTGCAAAACTGACCCTAAAGGGTGTCTTTGTTATTATCATAAATAAAATGAGTTATATGTATGTGTTCTTTGTTATTTTTTTATCTCAATAGCAATATATACAAAAGATATTTTTTAGCAAATATTACCTGTTTTTAAAATTATTTTTCTAATGGTATCTAATTTTAATTCTGTTTCTTTCCATTCTTTTTGTGGAATAGATTCTGTTGTTATTCCCGCACCTGCATAGAGTATCATACAATTATTTAATACCTGCGTGCATCTTATATTTACATAGATACTTGTATTTTCATTTTTATTTATATATCCCAAATATCCCGTAAAAAAACTTCTGTTAAAATCCTCATATTCTTGTATAAATTTGATGGAAGTATCTAATGGCATCCCACATACAGCAGAAGTAGGGTGAAGGAGAGGTAGCATTATACTTGCTAAGTTCATATAATTTGTTTCTTGCATATCTACTAAAAATTCTGTTTTTATATGTGCAATATTTCCTACCGATACAATTTTTGGTCCTATTTCTT of the Chitinophagaceae bacterium genome contains:
- a CDS encoding SIS domain-containing protein, translating into MQTLEIINNYISHLKDTLDTFNRNEIVALHTILEETRQKGKKTIIFGNGGSGSTASHFACDINKGVSLKQQKKHKIIALTDNIPTMLAYANDMGYEEVFVEQMKNFLEEGDIVIGISGSGNSKNVLKAIEYANSKGNTTIGITGYNGGKLKQISKMSVNAHVNDMQISEDLHMILVHLMMKTLCEMGE